Proteins from one Microbacterium sp. Root553 genomic window:
- a CDS encoding ABC transporter permease codes for MTSAAALVPASSTRARRSPAALRAWKTPIVLAVFSLLSVVLLVGFGRDGDVAYSLNSGGATDAVSLPLITVSSRITGVVVAVLSVLLPLGAALQTKSGRRTPVWYLTAFALIQLFGFLTWATAGNTVPVVGLLAGSLALSVPLIFGALGGVLSERVGVINVAIEGQLLAGAFASALVASLTQNLVAGLLGALVAGALVSFVLAAFSIRYLVDQVIVGIVLNVLVIGLASFLYSNLLAVNAATLNSPPQFVPIAIPIVSAIPVIGPVLFTQTIIVYAMYVGVAVIFFGLFSTRWGLRLRSVGEHPQAADTVGINVSGTRFWNVMLAGAIAGFGGAYFTLGSVGAFSKDITSGAGYIALAAVIFGQWNPVRAAFAALLFGFATNLQYVLGQLAAPSPVPTQFLLMLPYLVTLVAIAGLISQTRGPAAVGKPYPAA; via the coding sequence ATGACATCCGCAGCTGCACTCGTGCCCGCCTCGTCGACGCGCGCGCGGCGCTCTCCTGCGGCGCTGCGTGCGTGGAAGACGCCGATCGTGCTCGCCGTCTTCTCGCTCCTCTCCGTCGTCCTGCTCGTGGGCTTCGGTCGCGACGGCGACGTCGCCTACTCGCTGAACTCCGGCGGCGCCACAGACGCTGTCAGCCTCCCGCTCATCACCGTCAGCAGCAGGATAACGGGCGTCGTCGTCGCCGTGCTGTCCGTTCTCCTCCCCCTGGGAGCAGCGCTGCAGACGAAGTCGGGGCGTCGCACGCCGGTCTGGTACCTGACGGCCTTCGCACTCATCCAGCTGTTTGGCTTCCTTACCTGGGCGACAGCGGGGAACACGGTTCCCGTGGTCGGGCTCCTGGCCGGGTCGCTCGCGCTGAGCGTCCCTCTGATCTTCGGAGCGCTGGGCGGGGTACTCTCCGAGCGCGTCGGCGTGATCAACGTCGCCATCGAAGGCCAGCTCCTGGCCGGAGCCTTCGCCTCCGCGCTGGTGGCGTCGCTCACACAGAACCTCGTCGCCGGACTCCTCGGCGCCCTCGTCGCGGGAGCGCTCGTCTCGTTCGTGCTCGCGGCGTTCTCCATCCGCTACCTCGTCGACCAGGTCATCGTCGGGATCGTGCTGAACGTGCTCGTCATCGGGCTCGCAAGCTTCCTCTATTCCAACCTGCTGGCCGTCAATGCCGCGACCCTCAACTCGCCGCCGCAGTTCGTGCCGATCGCGATCCCGATCGTGAGCGCGATTCCCGTGATCGGCCCTGTGCTCTTCACCCAGACGATCATCGTGTACGCGATGTATGTGGGCGTCGCTGTGATCTTCTTCGGATTGTTCTCCACACGCTGGGGGCTGCGGCTCCGTTCGGTCGGCGAACATCCGCAGGCCGCCGACACGGTCGGTATCAACGTGAGCGGCACCCGCTTCTGGAACGTGATGCTCGCCGGTGCGATCGCCGGTTTCGGGGGCGCGTACTTCACTCTCGGATCGGTCGGCGCCTTCTCGAAGGACATCACGAGCGGGGCGGGATACATCGCCCTGGCTGCGGTGATCTTCGGCCAGTGGAACCCGGTGCGTGCGGCGTTCGCCGCGCTGCTGTTCGGTTTCGCGACCAACCTCCAGTACGTGCTCGGACAGCTTGCGGCACCGTCGCCCGTGCCCACCCAGTTCCTGCTTATGCTTCCTTACCTGGTGACCCTGGTCGCCATCGCCGGTCTCATCAGCCAGACCCGAGGACCTGCTGCGGTCGGCAA